A stretch of DNA from Telopea speciosissima isolate NSW1024214 ecotype Mountain lineage chromosome 5, Tspe_v1, whole genome shotgun sequence:
AAGACTGATCCTTTGGGGAAATTAAAGAAGGGCTTCCTGACAATCCCAAGTCTCTTTCCTTGGAGCCCGTCTGCCTTCAGAAATTGCTTGTAACCATCCCTGGGGAAGAATTTCTCAGCATCTCTAGTTGCCTCAGCATCTCTTGGATCAAACCCAACGATCTCGTCTAACACATAAACTGCATCTGATACAGTCCTGCATATGGGCCTGTTTTTCACAACCCAGTTCAGAAATTCCGCAATTATATTACTTGAATAGATGGGCCTGGTTTTAtagattcttttttgtttcatcaatcACCAattaaattttcattaattttgaaaacaaagCCTTCTTAATAGGACTACCCAGGTCTAAGAGCAAGTCGTTTCAATGTTCCGAGTATCCAGAATATAGCAAAATACAACGttggctccgtttggttgcaaggggaattaaatagaagagaaggaaaaattttcaaacaataaaagaaacttttgtaatcattaccccatgtgattgtataaactacttaatttTCTTACCATGTAtagtaaagatacattttatatgtaatatttattttacattttaaaccaaagggaataggatgcaaagtaaagtaaaatttaataaccaaatatgaaatgatttggagttattgatatcgtcacatggtgtcacatggggtaatgattataaaaattcctttttaaagtatgaaaattttccttcccttccctttaattccccttgcaaccaaacggagcaggaaaattcaaaaagaaatttgggCTCATATCACATTGGGCTGAAATTGAGTGTCATTAGTCTTCGGCCCGTTTGTTTGATGGGTTGAATGGGGTGGGAATATTGTGAGACCCACAGTGTAGTGGGTTGGGACACAAGGGTGAGATTTTTACTTTTTCTATGAATAGTAACCAAAGTCTTGTTTTTTGTGGGACTTTGGATAACATAGGATTGGAATTTTCaagtgccacgtcagcagatAAAGCATTTAATGCTATTCCCTAAGCTTTGGTAAGTTCACCCGTCAAGTTAAACAAACAAAGTTGGGATGGGATTTTGAAATGCCACATCAACACTTTCTCACCCCACTTAAGTCCCTGTCAAACAAACAGGGCCTTGAAATGAATCTATCAAGGCTAGAGATTACTCCAATCTAGCCCATCTGATAGTGGGGAATTCAAGGTCCAAATCCAATAACATCACATTTCTGAATGGTTTTCTGTCTTCATATGATCAATAACGGTTCGATCCGGTTTTAAACTGTTTAGCCGTTTATAAACTGTTAAACCGGTTATATTTTATTTGACTACACCATTTACACCTAGTCTTTACATTTTGGTAAGTGTACTTAGAATTTAGAACAGATATGCAAATATGCCATCAGGAAAAAGATTTAAAACTTGGACATGGTTTAAGAACCGGTAACAAACCCTTTAAGGATTGTTTAGGAGCCTATTACCTCATACAGGAAACAAAACTGAGaccaaaaccatttaaaacTGGAAAACCAAAAACCGAAactatttaataaatggttttgaTTTCACTGGATCGTtataaacggtttggttttgatttgcatAATATATCGAACAGAACCATTTAACAACCTTAGCCCCAATAGCCTAcatggtaagggtgtcaaagttATGATCAACTGAAATCAATCGGTTGAGCCCATAGTTACCAAAAACAGGAACGGCAAAAAAATGGAGTCTTACGATACAtgttttaaacggtaaaaaattgcaaacggacggtcaaataaaatggtcaaaaaatagaaaacgataaaaaacagaaaacggACGGTAcaggttttaaacgtttatagttcaaaaacgaaacaaaaaaaatgacactattctcatataaattgaggaatttttatttgaaatacatgattttctttttggtatCCGTACATTGACATTGAGTTGAAGAAAGATATCAtaaaaaatgtagcccttcgagtcatctttacgtcggtgaaagaatcaggcCGATCAGAGTCCGAGAGAGAGAATATGGTCAGTTaggtccaaggtcttaaaagcgctaaaaaaagggaaatgtgTTTTAAACGGGAAGGCTTGCTGTTTGCACTTTTTACCATATGTTGGGGATGCATAcgacaaaacgtgtttaaaatggtaaaaaggaaaacgtgtttaaaacggagTTTTAAATGCGTTTTTGCTAATAATGGTTGAGCCTGGACCGAAACGACTAGacccttattggtttggtttcaatttggggttttatatagttgatagaaactaaaaccaaaccgCAAAACGTATGGaacctgataaaaaaaaattgaaactagaTTGATAagaaatatggaaaaaaaaaaaaaaaaaaaaaacacagaatttTCGTATTGATTTCCCTATGCATGCATAATTTATGTAAAACCAAAATTGGACCAGGCTGAACCCAATAGTAGTTCAATTACAAACCGATAAAAAGAATCAGACCAAACCAAAACTTGCTAACTGTTAGGTTTTGAGTTGGCTTAATAACAGATCAAAATGGATTCAACCAGACCGAACCGAActgaccaattgacacccttaggccTTACTAGTTACTACATGTAGAGCAAATGGAACTGGTCTAACGATTAAGGAAACCATAgaagaaattaattaaaatcaCATACCCAATGGTATCCTGACGGGGAGAGATGATGATGACGCCGGCACGGCTAGTGAGACCAACGGTGGGTTTAATCCCAACGACGCCATTGAAATCGGAGGGGCAGATGATAGACCCATCTGTCTCTGTTCCGAGTGAGACCGCAACCATATTTGCCGACACCGCTATCGCCGATCCCGTGCTCGACGCACATGTCTTGTCCGATAACACGTAAGGGTTCTGCAATTCCCAAATCGAACCCCGCCCGCCATTAATTTATACAAATCTCACCAAATCTTTAATTTAagtaagggagaaagaacgagTGAGTACTGGATTAGTACACGGAATTAgaaaatttgaaaccctaaattgagTAGTTGCAGTTGAACAATGAACTCACTTACTTTACCCTGACCGGATCTGGCGCACCAACCAATAATGGGAGAGTGAGATCGGAAGTTGCACCACTCGCTAAGGCTGGCCTTACCCAATATGACGGCCCCTGCACTTCTAAGTTTCTCCACAACGCCTGCATCGCGAGGGACGACGGAGCCCAGAAGCGCAAATGATCCGATAGTGGTATTGAGCTTGTCCTTTGTAGCTATGTTGTCTTTAATTAATATGGGAATGCCGTGCAGACCagagaaggaggaggatctACCACCATCTCTAACGATGCTATTTCTCTCCAGATCGGCCTTGTTGGCTTGATCCAGTGCATCAGGATTCACCTCTATTACTGCTCGGAGTGTTGGATTGATCTTCTCAATCTCCTCCAGATACAACTCCACGAGCTTTCTGGAGGTGAGCTTGTTTTCTCTGAAGGCTTGGTGGATCTCGCTCACGCTGGCTTCCTTAATCGAGAAGCCATGGCATTGAAGGGTGGAAATGAGGTTAGTAGAGATCAGAATTTGTAGGGAAACTAAAACTTGTAGGACAACAAAGGAGGAGAGATAGGGATGGAATTGGACCGCCATCACCTGTAATTCACCTGAATCACTTCAAACTCCGGAACACAATTAAACACAGCAACCAAAAGCCATTGGCCAACTGGGAAAGGTTCCAAGGGGTGGAGGTTGCTTGTTAATGTAAGCTGATGTGATGATCGATGTTTAGAGGATATCATATAGTATAGAAATGGTGAGAAAATTAAGGGAAGGTTTCAGAAGAAATGCTTATTATATTTGATTGATATCAAGTGTATTCGAGAAAGTCTAGTTTTGGGGAATTTCATATGTAGATAAGAGTTTGGAATGTGCAAGCTGGCTTATAGTATTGCAAAATGTGCATTATCTTTCCCCGAGTCCAGGGTTAAGggaattttcttttcatgaAAACCTCTTGTCCTTTTGTGAAGCCTGAATCTTAATAAAATTCTCACCATCTTCCATCTTTTCATGGGGGCGTGGTAGTCATTTTCATGCTCTTACGTCTGGGTGCAGGGGCAGCGCGGCAGCGCACACCACACATGCCCAATTAGCATTCTTTTCAAAGGGGGATGAGGGAAGGGGATAAGAGATACTATGTGTGGAACTAAGGCTCGAATCCGAGATCTTAGGGTTCTAATGAGTGTCTATCGCATTAGCTCATTCCAACTGCGTTAGGCAGCTGTCCACAAAGAACTACAATATTTGTTGGGTAAGGCTTGGATTCATGGTAAATATGGGTATGAAAAAATATGTACACgaattagataaaaaaaaatagacacgGTAAAGTCATTATTTATTCATATGTTTAAAATggttattattaaaaaattaggAAGCAATTTCagacacctctctctctctctctctctcacacacacacatttttgTCAACAATAATCTTTACCACGCAGTGAAGGTTTACCACACCATCCTATGGTTCATTGTAGGGTTTTTCGTATAAAGTGCGTAtcagtgcacgaggttcccaCAACTACAGCTTCTAGGGAGGGCCATAATGTATGCAGTTTTACCCTTGTTTTCGTAGAAAAGCTGTGTCTGGGCTCAAACCCGTGATCACCATAGGGTTTTAGTAGTTCCCCAAAATACAAAAGTACTTGATTTAGAATCGTTCCTGCCAACATTTATATCTTACAAAAGTATTccccaagaaaagaaagaattaaaaacaaaaaaatctgaTTCCAATATACAACTCTTGATGtctctttttatttctctcaGATATAGCATGTCAATGGCCCCTCTGGCACATTCAATGTTAGACTCAATAGAGATTTAAGGTTTTGATCATATTATCCAATTGGAAATACATCGAATTATCATTCTAGTCCATCTCAAACCCATAAACTAATACGAGAGATCTAGTAAAACGAAAATCCAATAACTTTTCCATTGCATGATTTGCATCATTCCCTATTACATAACAAATTACACCAAccctttttcaattttttttcaaattcccTACTTAATTCCCTACTTTTTCCTCAGAGGAAactaaagaagaataagagcaaccgaaagagagagaaaaattaaaCCTCAAGAATCAACAAGCAGAGCTACACACAATTACTGCAGCTGATATCCATCCCACTTGAACAGATCAAAAGCTAGCCTCACAGAAGAAAACCACAATAAACCATCAGAGTAGCAAGAGAAACCAAAGCAACACCAAACTTGAATGGCAAATTCCCTGATGACCCACTGTCAAAAGGATTGTTGTCCACAAGGGGTTGTCTTTGGTAACTAGACCCTCCACCAAAAGGCTGTGCAGGTTGGTTCAAATATGAGAATGGCTGGTTAAATGCTCCTGAAACTGGTGGCTGGCTTAGGCCATATTGAGGTTGAGGCAGTTCTTGAACACCCATTTGTCCTTGTGATGGCTGTGACAGAGGAGCTCCTACTCCTCCCACACCCACACCAACACCCACAGGGCCCAAACCAACTGGGACTGggagctgctgctgctgctgctgctgttggaCTGGCACAGACTGCCCAAATGGAGCATTATTCTCAACAGGCTTAGCAAATGGAGGAGTCTCAGGAGCCAAACCAGGAGACCCCATTGACCCACAATTCTGGTTAGCCTGTGGGGTATCACTAGCCTTCCATGCCAAGTTCCCATATTTGTCCCTCAACCTCATATCACCAGTGTCTACCAACTCCAATGTCTCAAGAAAGTTGTCAGCATCTGCATCTGTGTTCCACATTGAACTGCTACCATCAAAAATCTCAAGACCCATATCGTCGAACACTAAGCTACATGTGTTTCCACTGCTCACTGGAGCACAATCCGATTCCCATACACTCTGCCCTGCTTCCTGGACTTGAATGTAACAGAAATCATTGCCAAAGCCTCCGGCACCGAGCATAGTTGGTCGGCGAAGAAGGAAGGCGGCGTATTTCCCCAAAGGAGAGATCAAGAATAGTTGAGATGAACCAGAAGGTACTGCTGGTTCTGGAGGGAGGCTTGTGAGGATTTGTTGCTTTACAGTTCTGTCGATTGTTCCAGCAGGAGACAATGCATGAGCAAGAAAGACAGAGGATGAAGAAAGGAGGATTagaaagagagataggaagAGGGTGGGCTTATGGGACTTCTGGTTAATCTCCATATCTCTTATGTTGAGTAGTACTATTGGTGTTGTCTTGTGTTCTGATGGACATGGCAATGGTGTTTAGAGGGTTAAATAGATATGGAGGAGCAGTTGAGAGATGAAGGATTCAGTACTTCATGACCAGAAATTGAACCAATAGGAGATGGAGTCAGGGTAAGAGTCAAACCTTGATGTAATATTGGATTTAGTCTAGGCATTCCATGCTTGgattaattttattatattgaaGAAAACTTTATAGCTTAGCAGGTTATATTGGTGGGAAGCATTATATAATATGGGGGCGGTTCATAAGG
This window harbors:
- the LOC122662810 gene encoding uncharacterized protein LOC122662810, which encodes MEINQKSHKPTLFLSLFLILLSSSSVFLAHALSPAGTIDRTVKQQILTSLPPEPAVPSGSSQLFLISPLGKYAAFLLRRPTMLGAGGFGNDFCYIQVQEAGQSVWESDCAPVSSGNTCSLVFDDMGLEIFDGSSSMWNTDADADNFLETLELVDTGDMRLRDKYGNLAWKASDTPQANQNCGSMGSPGLAPETPPFAKPVENNAPFGQSVPVQQQQQQQQLPVPVGLGPVGVGVGVGGVGAPLSQPSQGQMGVQELPQPQYGLSQPPVSGAFNQPFSYLNQPAQPFGGGSSYQRQPLVDNNPFDSGSSGNLPFKFGVALVSLATLMVYCGFLL
- the LOC122663396 gene encoding probable amidase At4g34880 isoform X1; this encodes MAVQFHPYLSSFVVLQVLVSLQILISTNLISTLQCHGFSIKEASVSEIHQAFRENKLTSRKLVELYLEEIEKINPTLRAVIEVNPDALDQANKADLERNSIVRDGGRSSSFSGLHGIPILIKDNIATKDKLNTTIGSFALLGSVVPRDAGVVEKLRSAGAVILGKASLSEWCNFRSHSPIIGWCARSGQGKNPYVLSDKTCASSTGSAIAVSANMVAVSLGTETDGSIICPSDFNGVVGIKPTVGLTSRAGVIIISPRQDTIGPICRTVSDAVYVLDEIVGFDPRDAEATRDAEKFFPRDGYKQFLKADGLQGKRLGIVRKPFFNFPKGSVFAQAFEEHFNTLRQRGAVLVDNLEIANISSILDHSRSGEQMTMLAEFKIALNSYLSDLVTSPVRSLADIIAFNENHPDQERMKDLGQEKLLESEETSGINEEVRKAIENMERLSRDGFEKLMIENQLDAMVTPRASASSVLAIGGYPAINVPAGYGSDGLPFGICFGGLRGSEPKLIEIAYAFEQATKIRKPPSFKHIHVASSTHSDL